One Spinacia oleracea cultivar Varoflay chromosome 4, BTI_SOV_V1, whole genome shotgun sequence DNA segment encodes these proteins:
- the LOC110804616 gene encoding pathogenesis-related protein PR-1 type has product MLSRNFALFSCFIFITLALTLTQMCHAQNSPQDYVNAHNAARAAVGVGNIQWDNQVAAFAQQYANQRMGDCALRHSGGGGKYGENLATGSGAFMTGTAAVQMWVNEMADYNYNSNTCAPNKMCGHYTQVVWRKSVRVGCARVQCNNGGFFVTCNYDPPGNYVGEKPY; this is encoded by the coding sequence ATGTTGTCCAGAAACTTTGCATTATTTTCATGTTTCATTTTCATAACCCTAGCCCTAACCCTTACCCAAATGTGCCATGCACAAAATTCCCCACAAGACTATGTTAACGCCCACAACGCCGCCAGGGCGGCGGTGGGCGTTGGAAACATACAATGGGACAACCAAGTAGCCGCCTTCGCCCAACAATATGCCAACCAAAGGATGGGTGATTGTGCTCTGCGACACTCTGGTGGCGGTGGCAAGTACGGCGAAAACTTGGCCACCGGTAGCGGTGCATTTATGACTGGTACGGCGGCGGTACAAATGTGGGTTAATGAAATGGCGGATTATAACTATAATTCCAATACTTGTGCCCCTAATAAGATGTGTGGGCATTATACACAAGTGGTTTGGCGTAAATCAGTTCGTGTTGGTTGTGCTAGGGTTCAGTGTAACAATGGTGGGTTCTTTGTTACTTGTAACTATGATCCTCCTGGTAACTATGTTGGAGAGAAACCTTACTGA
- the LOC110780138 gene encoding probable xyloglucan endotransglucosylase/hydrolase protein 10, with protein sequence MANNYNHFVNSFAIIIIIIIFIISAIFVPFSLASIVSTGNFNNDFFISWAPTHVNTSADGTTRTLKLDQESGSAFDSNNMFLFGQIDMKIKLIPGYSAGTVVAYYLASDSPNRDEIDLEFLGNVSGQPYILQTNIYSDGFGDREERIFLWFDPSTDFHTYSILWNVYQVVIMVDWVPIRVYRNHADKGAGFPRSQPMSIKTSLWNGENWATRGGKDKIDWSKAPFVASFKNYKIDACVWRGNPRFCKAISSTNWWNKERFNTLNSNQRRFYKWVRKYHLIYDYCQDNKRFQGNLPKECSLPKY encoded by the exons ATGGCAAATAATTATAACCATTTTGTTAATTCCTttgcaataataataataataataatatttataattagCGCGATTTTCGTTCCGTTTTCTCTTGCTTCTATTGTTTCAACAGGGAACTTCAACAATGATTTCTTCATCTCATGGGCTCCTACTCATGTTAACACTTCGGCTGATGGCACCACAAGAACCTTAAAACTTGATCAAGAATCAG GTTCTGCTTTCGATTCGAACAACATGTTCTTGTTCGGGCAAATAGACATGAAAATTAAGCTAATACCGGGTTATTCAGCAGGCACCGTTGTAGCCTATTAT CTTGCATCTGATTCACCAAATCGAGATGAGATAGACTTGGAGTTCTTAGGAAATGTTTCAGGGCAACCTTATATTCTTCAAACTAATATATATTCCGATGGCTTCGGTGATAGGGAAGAGAGAATTTTTCTGTGGTTTGATCCATCAACAGACTTTCATACGTATTCTATTCTTTGGAATGTTTACCAAGTTGT GATCATGGTAGACTGGGTGCCTATTAGGGTTTACAGAAACCATGCAGATAAAGGAGCGGGATTCCCAAGATCACAACCAATGAGCATAAAAACAAGCTTATGGAACGGCGAAAATTGGGCAACAAGAGGAGGGAAGGACAAGATCGATTGGTCGAAGGCGCCTTTCGTTGCTTCCTTCAAAAATTACAAGATTGATGCATGTGTTTGGAGAGGAAATCCTAGGTTTTGCAAGGCAATTAGCTCTACTAATTGGTGGAACAAAGAGAGATTTAACACATTAAACTCTAATCAAAGAAGATTTTATAAATGGGTGAGGAAATATCACCTTATTTATGACTATTGTCAAGATAATAAGAGATTTCAAGGCAATCTTCCTAAGGAGTGTTCCCTTCCCAAATATTGA